A window of the Bufo gargarizans isolate SCDJY-AF-19 chromosome 1, ASM1485885v1, whole genome shotgun sequence genome harbors these coding sequences:
- the GALT gene encoding galactose-1-phosphate uridylyltransferase — translation MEFLPSEHQHIRYNPLHDDWVLVSAHRMGRPWQGQVEKSPQKDIPRHDANNPLCPGARRASGQVNPDYTGTFLFENDFPALQPDSPNPGPSDHPLLQTSSARGVCQVMCFHPWSDITLPLMSSKEVRAVIDKWADINTDLGATYPWVQIFENKGDMMGCSNPHPHCQVWASNFLPNEARTEDRTQRDYLKKHGVPMLLEYGRLEEERKERLVLSNEHWLVLVPYWAVWPFQTLLLPRRHVTRLQDLSPEERDSLASIMKRLLCKYDNLFEISFPYSMGWHGAPTGCHLSEDCRHWQLHAHYYPPLLRSASIRKFMVGYEMLAQAQRDLTAEQAAERLRNLPEEHYKLRKSEEPPSGGGK, via the exons ATGGAGTTCCTGCCCAGCG AGCACCAGCACATCCGGTACAATCCCCTCCATGATGACTGGGTTCTGGTTTCTGCACATCGTATGGGGCGTCCATGGCAGGGTCAGGTGGAGAAATCTCCGCAGAAAGATATTCCAAGACATGATGCAAATAATCCGCTGTGTCCCGGAGCCCGTAGAGCCAGCGGGCAG GTAAATCCTGACTATACGGGAACGTTTCTGTTTGAGAATGACTTCCCAGCCCTGCAGCCAGACTCTCCGAATCCAG GTCCCAGTGATCATCCGTTGCTCCAGACAAGTTCTGCACGTGGAGTCTG CCAGGTCATGTGCTTCCATCCCTGGTCAGATATCACCCTTCCTCTAATGTCCTCGAAGGAGGTCCGGGCAGTGATTGACAAGTGGGCGGATATAAACACGGACTTGGGCGCCACTTACCCTTGGGTTCAG ATTTTTGAGAATAAAGGAGACATGATGGGGTGCTCGAATCCTCACCCCCACTGCCAG GTCTGGGCGAGCAATTTCCTTCCAAACGAGGCTCGGACTGAGGACAGGACGCAGAGGGATTACCTGAAGAAACATGGCGTCCCTATGTTACTAGAGTATGGGAGgctggaggaggagaggaag GAGCGTCTGGTGCTGAGTAATGAACACTGGCTGGTGCTGGTCCCATACTGGGCCGTTTGGCCATTTCAGACTCTCCTCCTGCCGCGCCGCCATGTCACCCGTCTGCAGGACCTCAGCCCCGAGGAAAGAGACA GTTTGGCTTCCATCATGAAGCGGCTGCTCTGCAAGTATGACAACTTGTTTGAGATCTCCTTCCCGTACTCCATGGGATGGCATG GGGCCCCGACCGGTTGTcacctcagtgaggactgccgtCACTGGCAGCTGCACGCTCATTACTATCCCCCGCTCCTGCGCTCTGCCTCAATACGGAAGTTCATGGTGGGGTACGAGATGCTGGCCCAAGCACAGAGGGACCTGACAGCGGAGCAg gcagcagagcgtttGAGAAATCTTCCAGAAGAACATTATAAGCTCAGGAAATCAGAGGAGCCCCCCAGTGGTGGAGGCAAGTAG